CCCTTAAATAGGAGCAAGTCAGAATATTCTATAGCTATTCCGTGGGGGAGTACATTTGTTAAAACAAATTTGCATAGCTTTAGCTGTATTAATGATATTTGCTGCAACTGCAGTGGCATGGCAACCTGAAACCTGTAAGAGCTGTCACCTTGAACAGTACGAAATCTGGAATTCATCGGCACACGCTGATTCTCTAAAAGCTGCCGGTGGTTCGGTTGTGGATATTGAAAGTTGCACCGAATGCCACGTGGAATCCTCAATAAAAGAAACATGGGGGAGGGAGGATGTTGAGACTACAATCGAACCCATTACCTGTGAGGTTTGTCACTTGCCTCCTGAGGTAGGTTATGATGCCCATTTGAATGCTCCTTCCGATCATCTGCCGGAGGTAACCCTTTCTGCCGAATTGTGTGGTAACTGCCACAGGGATTCCCATCATCCGGTCATAGAGGAATGGAATGAGTTTGATAGCAGCGGATTTAACATGACCGCAACAGCAAGTCACTCCGAACCCACCGATATTGCAGAACCCTACATTCTTGGAATGGACAATGAATGTGTAGCCTGCAAAGCTACTGATGGTGCAATTCCAAACCTTGCTGATCCTGAAGTTTTCGGATTAAACCTTGATGAAGTTCCTGAACCCGCAGAAGTTTCCGAGTGGCGCATTACCTGTGTTGCCTGCCATGAACCCCACTCTGCAGATTACAGGATTGAGGATGATGCGCAGCTCTGTGGAAACTGCCACAATTCGGAACATGCCATTCCTGATGGCATGACTCCTGCAGTTCGCCATCCACAGTGGGAAATGTATAATGGTTCCATATATGATACTGGAATTCATCCCGGGGATCTCGGATGTTCTGACTGTCATATGGCTGCTCGGGAATACAATGATACAACACAAGAGGCTGCCATAACAGGGCATACATTTGATTTTGATCCGGAGTTGCTGTTTAGCTCCACATCTTCTAACGGGTGCTATGATTGTCATCAGGAAGGTTTCATCGTAGTTGTGGAAGCAAAACAGGAAATTGTCACCGAACGTCTTGATGAACTTGCAACCCTGAAAACTAATGCAACGGTTTCACTGGAAGAATTGAACGGGACCAGTGGTTATGATGCAGCACTGGAAGATTACAACAACGCCCTGTTCTATATGACTGCGGTGGAATCTGATGGAAGCCACGGCATTCATAACATGGAAAAAGTGAAAGAGTACCTTGACAATTCCGAGGAGCTTTTCAATGCAGTTATTACCCGTCCTGAAACGGTTGCACAACCCGGCTTTGAAGCAATTCTCGGAGTAATCGGATTGTTTGCAGTTTTGTGGATTGTGAAGAAGAGAGAGTAAACACTCTCTTCCAAAATCTTTTTTAAATTACTTTTTTTCTTCATCGCCTTCGGAGATTATATCCCGCATAGCTTTGATTCCAAGTGTAGGAGGTACTTTTTTTGGACAGATTGCAACACATCTGTAAACCAGATCACACCCCCAGACTCCGGAATCAGAGTCCACGAAATCAAGTCTCTCCTGTCTTTTTATGTCATTTTCCCTTGGATCAAGATGCAGTCTCCACGCTTTTGCAAGGGTTGCGGGACTGAGATAGGTTTTATCTCTTGCGGCAACCGGACAAACACCATGGCAACAGGCGCAGAGGATACAATTTGTGTATTTCTCAATTTTCTCCCGTAATTCCGGGTCCATGAGGTTGCCACTTTGGGGATACTCTTCAGGTGACGTAACCCAGGGTTTGATTGAATCAACAAGACTGTAGAATAAATCCATGTCCACGATAAGATCCCTGATGACTTCCAGGTTTGGAAGTGGCTCGATCAGGATTTCACTTTCCTGTTCTGCATGTTTTGGAGAAACAAGAATTTCATTGGAATCTTCATTATTAACTTCATTTTTTACAAGGCTCATCTGCGTTCTGCAGGCAAGGCGTGGAACCCTGTTAATCAGCATTGCACAGCTTCCACATACCGCTCCCCTACAGGCATACCTGAAGCAAAGGCTTCCGTCAAGGTGTTCCTGCACGTAGAAAAGAGCTTCAAGTACAGTCATTCCGGGTGTTTCATCGACATTAAAGGTATCGTGCCAAACCCGGTTTTCATCCTGTCTTTTGATTTTGAGTGTTGCCATCAGTACTCTCTCCTCTTTGGCTGGAACCGGGTAATAGTAACTTCCTTATACTCCAGCCTTGGCCCTTGTGGGGTTCTGTATGCAAGAGTGTGCTTGAGCCAGTTTTCATCATCCCGCTCAAGGAAATCAGTACGATAGTGGGCTCCCCGGCTTTCCTCCCTCACAAGCGCTCCTTCAGTAATAACACGTGCAAGTTCCAGCATGCCTTTCACTTCAATAGCATTCATTAATTCAAGGTTGAAGGTCTTCACCTTGCTTTTTACACGGATATTTTCACCACGTTTCTCAAGCTCTTTTATCTTCTCAAGGCCGGTTTCAAGATCCTTCCTGTTCCGGTAGACACCAACATATTTCTGCATTGTTTCCCTGAGTTCATCCTTAACATCGGCAAAACTTTCCCCGCCTTCTCCCATAAGAGAATCAAGTTCCGCTTTTTTCTCCTCAAGAGCTTCATTGAGGCTATCCTGTGCAGGCATCTCTCTTTTCTTCACATAATCCGCAGCATGTTCTCCCGCCCTTTTTCCGAAAACAATAGTATCAAGCAGGGAATTCCCTCCAAGCCTGTTTGCACCGTGGACGCTGATGCAGGCGCATTCTCCGATAGCATAAAGCCCGTCCATTGGAGTCATTCCATCTTTGCCTGAAGGAATGCCTCCCATGGAATAATGGTGTCCGGGTTGCACGGGAATCGGCTCCTTTACGGGATCAACGCCTGCAAAATCAATGCAAATCTGCCGGATTCCACTTAACCTGTCGTTAATCAGATCCGTGTCAAGGTGGGTGATGTCAAGATGCACGTAGCCACCCGGAAAGCCGCGTCCTTCATCGATTTCCGTCTGGATTGAACGGGCAACAATATCCCTGGGCGCAAGCTCCATGGAATTTGATGCATATTTTTCCATGAATCGCTCATGATCCTTGTTGTAAAGGTAACCTCCTTCGCCGCGTACGCCCTCTGTTATGAGGATATTGGTTCCCCAGAGAGTTGTAGGGTGGAACTGGACGAATTCCATGTCCTGCATGGGAACACCTGCCTTGTACGCAAGGCTAATTCCAAAACCTGTATTGATTATGGAGTTGGTGGATCGCTGATAGATTCTACCGTAGCCCCCTGTGGCAAGAATTGTTGCTTTTACCCTGAAGGCTTCAAGCTCCGAATTAAATAGGTTAATTGCTACAAACCCTGTGCATTTCCTGTCCTCAAGAGCAAGATTTGTTACCATCCATTCGTTGTAGATCTTAATACCTGCCCACAGAATCTGCTCGTAAAGAGTATGCAAAAGATTGTGCCCGGTCTTGTCACCGGCATAGCATGTTCTTGGGAATCCGGCACCACCGAAAGGACGCTGGGCGATTTTTCCATCCTCGGTTCTGGAGAACAGCACTCCCCAGTTTTCCATTTCATAAACCCTTTCAGGTGCTTCCTTACACAGGATTTCAACGGTATCCTGATCCGCAAGGTAATCGCTTCCCTTCACTGTGTCATAGGCATGGTTTTCCCAGCTGTCATCAGAACCTATGGCTGCATTTATACCTCCCTGTGCTGCCACAGAATGGCTGCGTATGGGAGGAACTTTTGAAATAACTGCTACATCAGCTCCTTTCTTCTTAGCTTCAAGGGCAGCCCGAAGGCCAGCCAATCCACCGCCAATTACAATTATTTCATGTTCTATCATTTCTTTGCCCCGGTCATTCTGAGAGTATCGAATAACTCAGCAGCTTCTTCTTTGGTTATGCCTAATTCTGAATTTTCTACGATTTCACGCACAGTTTTGTTATTCCTGTGTGCTTCATAGGCAATTTCAGCCGCCTTTTCATACCCGATCTTCGGAGCAAGTGAAGTTCCTAGTGCAAGACTTGATTCTGCAAGTTCAGTGCAACGTTTAACGTTAACCTCGATTCCTTTTATGCAGCGTTCATTGAAGCAGTCAATACCTCCTGAAAGGATTTTGATTGAATCGAGAAGGTTGTGGGCAAGAACCGGCGTGAAAACATTTAATTCAAATTGTCCGCCCTGTGCTGCCATTGTTATGGTTGTGTCATTGCCGATTACCTGGAAACAAACCATATTCATCATTTCAGCCATGACAGGATTCACTTTCCCGGGCATGATGGATGATCCGGGTTGTACCGCAGGAAGTATAATTTCTCCTATACCCGTCCGTGGTCCGCTTGAAAGTAGTCTCAGGTCATTGGCAATCTTAATGAGGGTTATAGCAATATCCCTTAATGCAGCCGATGTGGCCAGGATTGCTCCAGCTCCCTGTGTTGCCTCAAATGTATTTTCCGTGAGCCTGAAATCAATCCCTGTAATAAGCTTCATTTC
The window above is part of the Methanohalophilus levihalophilus genome. Proteins encoded here:
- a CDS encoding ammonia-forming cytochrome c nitrite reductase subunit c552 encodes the protein MLKQICIALAVLMIFAATAVAWQPETCKSCHLEQYEIWNSSAHADSLKAAGGSVVDIESCTECHVESSIKETWGREDVETTIEPITCEVCHLPPEVGYDAHLNAPSDHLPEVTLSAELCGNCHRDSHHPVIEEWNEFDSSGFNMTATASHSEPTDIAEPYILGMDNECVACKATDGAIPNLADPEVFGLNLDEVPEPAEVSEWRITCVACHEPHSADYRIEDDAQLCGNCHNSEHAIPDGMTPAVRHPQWEMYNGSIYDTGIHPGDLGCSDCHMAAREYNDTTQEAAITGHTFDFDPELLFSSTSSNGCYDCHQEGFIVVVEAKQEIVTERLDELATLKTNATVSLEELNGTSGYDAALEDYNNALFYMTAVESDGSHGIHNMEKVKEYLDNSEELFNAVITRPETVAQPGFEAILGVIGLFAVLWIVKKRE
- a CDS encoding succinate dehydrogenase/fumarate reductase iron-sulfur subunit encodes the protein MATLKIKRQDENRVWHDTFNVDETPGMTVLEALFYVQEHLDGSLCFRYACRGAVCGSCAMLINRVPRLACRTQMSLVKNEVNNEDSNEILVSPKHAEQESEILIEPLPNLEVIRDLIVDMDLFYSLVDSIKPWVTSPEEYPQSGNLMDPELREKIEKYTNCILCACCHGVCPVAARDKTYLSPATLAKAWRLHLDPRENDIKRQERLDFVDSDSGVWGCDLVYRCVAICPKKVPPTLGIKAMRDIISEGDEEKK
- a CDS encoding FAD-dependent oxidoreductase, encoding MIEHEIIVIGGGLAGLRAALEAKKKGADVAVISKVPPIRSHSVAAQGGINAAIGSDDSWENHAYDTVKGSDYLADQDTVEILCKEAPERVYEMENWGVLFSRTEDGKIAQRPFGGAGFPRTCYAGDKTGHNLLHTLYEQILWAGIKIYNEWMVTNLALEDRKCTGFVAINLFNSELEAFRVKATILATGGYGRIYQRSTNSIINTGFGISLAYKAGVPMQDMEFVQFHPTTLWGTNILITEGVRGEGGYLYNKDHERFMEKYASNSMELAPRDIVARSIQTEIDEGRGFPGGYVHLDITHLDTDLINDRLSGIRQICIDFAGVDPVKEPIPVQPGHHYSMGGIPSGKDGMTPMDGLYAIGECACISVHGANRLGGNSLLDTIVFGKRAGEHAADYVKKREMPAQDSLNEALEEKKAELDSLMGEGGESFADVKDELRETMQKYVGVYRNRKDLETGLEKIKELEKRGENIRVKSKVKTFNLELMNAIEVKGMLELARVITEGALVREESRGAHYRTDFLERDDENWLKHTLAYRTPQGPRLEYKEVTITRFQPKRREY